A window of Cellulomonas fimi contains these coding sequences:
- a CDS encoding TetR/AcrR family transcriptional regulator C-terminal domain-containing protein, translating into MDEAIDPAQSPDADDAARARSAAGGAVPGRAQDDAATTPPVDHPAGDDDDGAQGRAHDGDARARQEADDARREAEALRRDREKAERAAAKEADRARRDREKAERAAAKDAERARRDADRRRRDEEKAERDRTKALQQAEDQRTRALAGVEKERRRREDEARKETERAQAERERAARDAAREAGRALREAEKAARDAALAQQRAAREADKARREAARAESTPAPAATVDASALPPDLAVLWRAPEPPRRGPRPSLTLDQIADAAIALADAEGIGAVSMARLAESLGFTTMSLYRYVSSKDEVVSLMSDRASGRPPVVGPEVGDWRARLELLVALQQPILYAHPWLAHTGTVLHAVGPNRLAWMEAMVAALEDTPLDEASKVAAVGMLASHQLDELRLFASWEARERAVEDMTAAPYDMDRMLAAVATRDEHPALLRAADAGAFSAAMQDDGVSFGSRLVLDGIAALIARAGHA; encoded by the coding sequence GTGGACGAGGCCATCGACCCGGCGCAGTCGCCCGACGCCGACGACGCGGCACGGGCGCGGTCAGCGGCGGGCGGCGCCGTGCCGGGACGTGCACAGGACGACGCGGCGACGACGCCGCCGGTCGACCACCCGGCAGGCGACGACGACGACGGAGCGCAGGGACGTGCGCACGACGGCGACGCCCGCGCCCGTCAGGAGGCCGACGACGCGCGACGCGAGGCCGAGGCCCTGCGGCGCGACCGCGAGAAGGCCGAACGCGCGGCCGCCAAGGAGGCCGACCGGGCCCGCCGCGACCGCGAGAAGGCCGAGCGCGCCGCCGCCAAGGACGCCGAGCGCGCGCGTCGCGACGCCGACCGGCGTCGCCGCGACGAGGAGAAGGCCGAGCGGGACCGCACGAAGGCGCTCCAGCAGGCCGAGGACCAGCGGACGCGCGCCCTCGCAGGCGTCGAGAAGGAGCGCCGGCGACGCGAGGACGAGGCCCGCAAGGAGACCGAGCGCGCCCAGGCCGAGCGGGAGCGCGCCGCCCGGGACGCCGCCCGCGAGGCCGGTCGTGCGCTGCGCGAGGCCGAGAAGGCTGCACGCGACGCCGCCCTCGCCCAGCAGCGCGCCGCCCGCGAGGCGGACAAGGCCCGACGGGAGGCGGCCCGCGCCGAGAGCACCCCCGCACCCGCCGCTACCGTCGACGCCTCCGCGCTGCCCCCCGACCTCGCCGTCCTCTGGCGCGCGCCCGAGCCGCCCCGCCGCGGCCCACGCCCCAGCCTCACGCTCGACCAGATCGCCGACGCCGCCATCGCGCTCGCCGACGCCGAGGGGATCGGCGCGGTGTCCATGGCACGGCTCGCCGAGTCGCTCGGCTTCACGACGATGTCCCTCTACCGGTACGTGTCGTCGAAGGACGAGGTCGTCAGCCTCATGTCGGACCGCGCGAGCGGCCGCCCGCCCGTCGTCGGGCCCGAGGTCGGCGACTGGCGCGCCCGGCTCGAGCTGCTCGTCGCGCTCCAGCAGCCGATCCTCTACGCGCACCCGTGGCTCGCGCACACCGGCACCGTGCTGCACGCGGTCGGGCCGAACCGGCTCGCGTGGATGGAGGCGATGGTCGCCGCGCTGGAGGACACACCGCTCGACGAGGCGTCGAAGGTCGCCGCCGTCGGCATGCTCGCGAGCCACCAGCTCGACGAGCTGCGGCTGTTCGCGTCGTGGGAGGCGCGCGAGCGGGCGGTCGAGGACATGACCGCCGCGCCCTACGACATGGACCGCATGCTCGCGGCGGTCGCGACTCGCGACGAGCACCCCGCGCTCCTGCGGGCGGCCGACGCGGGGGCGTTCAGCGCCGCGATGCAGGACGACGGCGTCTCGTTCGGGTCGCGGCTCGTGCTCGACGGGATCGCGGCGCTGATCGCCCGCGCGGGCCATGCGTGA
- a CDS encoding ATP-binding cassette domain-containing protein yields MTAPIVVARGLRKSYGDLTVLDGVDLDVHRGEVLALLGPNGAGKTTTVRILSTLLRPDGGTATVAGADVVRDPAAVRAAISLTGQYAAVDELLTGTENLHLMARLAHLGSREVRTRTADMLELFDLTDADGRLVKTYSGGMRRRLDLAVSLLSRPQVVFLDEPTTGLDPRSRGDLWEVIRGVVDAGATLLLTTQYLEEADRLADRIVVIDHGRVIAQGTAAELKRTVGSAHVELVLRDGTVQQVPTDGSVADVHRILGEVSARPLDVAAWQVREPTLDDVFLSLTGKPAEPTEPAAGAAPSDTDRHRPSADALAAAGPHPRETR; encoded by the coding sequence ATGACCGCTCCGATCGTCGTCGCCCGCGGACTGCGCAAGTCCTACGGCGACCTCACCGTCCTCGACGGCGTCGACCTCGACGTCCACCGCGGCGAGGTCCTCGCCCTGCTCGGGCCCAACGGCGCGGGCAAGACGACGACCGTCCGCATCCTGTCGACGCTCCTGCGACCCGACGGCGGCACCGCGACCGTCGCGGGAGCCGACGTCGTGCGCGACCCCGCCGCCGTGCGCGCGGCCATCAGCCTCACCGGCCAGTACGCCGCCGTCGACGAGCTGCTCACCGGGACCGAGAACCTGCACCTCATGGCCCGCCTCGCGCACCTCGGCAGCCGCGAGGTCCGCACGCGCACCGCCGACATGCTCGAGCTCTTCGACCTCACCGACGCGGACGGGCGCCTCGTCAAGACGTACTCGGGCGGCATGCGGCGGCGGCTCGACCTCGCGGTGAGCCTGCTCAGCCGCCCGCAGGTCGTGTTCCTCGACGAGCCGACGACCGGCCTCGACCCGCGCAGCCGCGGCGACCTGTGGGAGGTCATCCGCGGTGTCGTCGACGCGGGCGCGACGCTGCTGCTCACCACGCAGTACCTGGAGGAGGCCGACCGCCTCGCCGACCGGATCGTCGTCATCGACCACGGTCGCGTCATCGCGCAGGGCACCGCCGCCGAGCTCAAGCGGACGGTCGGGTCGGCGCACGTCGAGCTCGTGCTGCGCGACGGGACCGTGCAGCAGGTGCCCACCGACGGGTCCGTCGCCGACGTGCACCGCATCCTCGGGGAGGTGTCGGCGCGCCCGCTCGACGTCGCCGCGTGGCAGGTCCGTGAGCCCACGCTCGACGACGTCTTCCTCAGCCTGACCGGCAAGCCCGCCGAGCCCACCGAGCCCGCCGCCGGCGCCGCCCCGAGCGACACCGACCGCCACCGCCCGTCCGCCGACGCGCTCGCCGCCGCCGGCCCGCACCCCCGGGAGACCCGATGA
- a CDS encoding ABC transporter permease, with protein MTALLAPAPTTARPGPGQTVRDTTALIGRTLRRTTRQLDTLLLSVMLPVMLLLMFTYVFGGAIDPTGRYVDFVVPGIILLTAGYGAANTAVDMASDMTNGIIDRFRSMPIRATGVVTGHVVASMARNAVSTALVIGAAFLVGFSPDATLLDWLGALGLVALFVLALTWVGVAVGIVSSGPEAASGFTFFILFLPYVSSAFVPPESMPSVLEAIAAWNPVTPVTDTMRGLLLGLPLETSTWVSAVAWCVGIFLVARTAAGLLFARRR; from the coding sequence ATGACCGCCCTCCTCGCGCCCGCACCCACGACGGCCCGCCCCGGCCCGGGCCAGACCGTCCGGGACACGACCGCGCTGATCGGCCGGACGCTGCGCCGCACGACCCGGCAGCTCGACACGCTGCTGCTCTCGGTGATGCTGCCCGTGATGCTCCTGCTGATGTTCACGTACGTGTTCGGCGGGGCGATCGACCCGACCGGGCGCTACGTCGACTTCGTCGTGCCGGGCATCATCCTGCTGACCGCCGGGTACGGGGCGGCGAACACCGCGGTCGACATGGCGTCCGACATGACGAACGGCATCATCGACCGCTTCCGCTCGATGCCGATCCGCGCGACGGGCGTCGTCACCGGGCACGTGGTGGCGAGCATGGCGCGCAACGCGGTGTCGACCGCGCTCGTGATCGGTGCCGCGTTCCTGGTCGGGTTCAGCCCCGACGCGACGCTGCTCGACTGGCTCGGCGCGCTCGGCCTGGTCGCGCTGTTCGTCCTCGCGCTGACGTGGGTCGGCGTGGCCGTCGGGATCGTGTCGTCCGGGCCGGAGGCGGCCAGCGGCTTCACGTTCTTCATCCTGTTCCTGCCGTACGTGTCGAGCGCGTTCGTGCCGCCGGAGTCGATGCCGTCGGTGCTGGAGGCGATCGCCGCGTGGAACCCCGTCACGCCGGTGACCGACACCATGCGCGGCCTGCTCCTCGGCCTGCCGCTCGAGACGTCGACGTGGGTGTCGGCGGTCGCGTGGTGCGTCGGCATCTTCCTGGTCGCCCGGACGGCCGCGGGCCTCCTCTTCGCCCGCCGCCGCTGA